One Solanum lycopersicum chromosome 2, SLM_r2.1 genomic region harbors:
- the LOC101245706 gene encoding ENHANCER OF AG-4 protein 2 isoform X5 → MDGDKKSKQETDITSFVEGSGLERCSMIKDDTADIVSHDSEGNLPPSISSLKVVSIHSGISNSGKDLASLPNTESTGEENSDPIEHDKQLIHKENLRTAERSHFPDADFHPPTSSNDVKQLDSGRKQLTNGHKAKLVKKRAGGGHEIQGTSDTTSDPTVKKASAKKLVPEVKSGTDGRKKIKRENDRKPETVDAALGHIEEKKFQLSSKKLKVEPGQMLRRNEIADHPKKIKCADGAMDAVMASKIYDEAKVVKSEVKKSIPLGKAEDHTPLKLHEGAIGSNNCGEEDILPPSKRHRRAMEAMSSSSPVPQLPTKRRAVRLCVDNENEEPKTPIHGGSIKRDAISRFPNSVKKPDLSIGTASNDQPSAKVSGTVDDSSIKEHAPSVRLHRELSGRVLQKNVEKKRIPTDTSFSCSPGKFGTPKTSSREGQTDTISPKKSPGFTGKPVSEPQKGAKLSGKPQNDHKKWVAESDTGNFIAADNLNPPRDQPINERSKIFSTNERKKTTPKSSSSMTEPAHVPGNPVESMSTRFERLEALRDEKLNALIDSKVIDQDTSMKHLIAAAQAKRRQAHLQSIHGNTLAAVAPYAEPQGGSPHSALGSQPLSSGMLHPEMQVLFSRSSPSSEIRQFSLLNPPEPEENEEKRVISGLGASGGSLSGGTEAAVARDAFEGMIETLSRTKESIGRATRLAIDCAKYGIANEVVELLTRKLENETSFHRRVDLFFLVDSITQCSHSHKGIAGASYIPAVQAALPRLLGAAAPPGVGAQENRRQCLKVLRLWLERKIYPDSLLRRHMDDIGSSNDDSSGGLSFRRPSRAERAIDDPIREMEGMLVDEYGSNATFQLPGFLSSHVFDEEEEEDVLRNLQNEAAEELAIEHTPATGDNAERYMVTPSDRRHCILEDVDGELEMEDVSGHPKDERPLFADDVNQSGSDRTLESALDNISDLPPLPMGSPPLPPCSPPPTPPLPSSPPPSPAPPPPPPPLSPLPPPPPPPPPLPPSQPPLPPSQPHPFPPLPAGPPPLMFPQPSFSLQHEVGTQHLHTLTPSVPSSSPGVAYTQPPLPNEVSNIPSGHRLPQVAGNMPHGPRINASNRNEVFPLQPPSFTPAGVSNLRESSGYSSRPLEYGYNDAYINPPVSQSTQKFQPGNVPFAPRPMHLNPPHQIPSNSFSYPRAPVQQHPQQAYPTPCSLPERPDGSRRYIGDEQWRVQPNEFSGDHQRSMWIGAGRSCPGPTIAQEGYFRPPDRPPVSNVGFQPSGSNAFPTGPPISGHGMPCRPDVTVLNWRPA, encoded by the exons ATGGACGGGGATAAAAAGTCTAAGCAAGAAACAGATATCACAAGCTTTGTAGAGGGATCTGGGCTAGAGCGCTGCTCGATGATTAAAGATGATACTGCTGATATAGTTTCACATGATTCAGAGGGTAATTTGCCTCCATCAATCTCATCTTTAAAGGTGGTGTCCATTCACAGTGGGATTTCTAATTCAGGAAAGGATTTGGCTTCACTGCCTAATACAGAAAGCACAGGTGAGGAAAACAGCGATCCCATTGAACATGATAAGCAATTGATCCACAAGGAGAACTTGAGAACTGCTGAGAGGAGTCATTTTCCTGATGCAGATTTTCATCCTCCTACATCATCTAATGACGTGAAGCAGCTTGATAGTGGTCGGAAGCAGCTGACAAATGGACACAAAGCAAAGCTGGTAAAGAAGAGAGCTGGGGGTGGACATGAAATTCAAGGAACTAGTGATACTACCAGTGATCCAACTGTTAAAAAAGCAAGTGCCAAAAAATTAGTGCCAGAGGTTAAGTCAGGTACCGATGgtaggaaaaagataaaaagagagAATGATAGAAAACCTGAGACGGTGGATGCTGCTCTTGGCCATATTGAGGAGAAAAAATTTCAGTTGTCTAGCAAGAAATTGAAAGTTGAACCTGGACAGATGTTGCGACGCAATGAAATAGCAGATCATCCTAAGAAGATCAAATGTGCTGATGGGGCAATGGATGCTGTTATGGCGAGCAAAATTTATGATGAGGCTAAAGTGGTGAAATCAGAGGTTAAAAAATCAATACCACTGGGAAAAGCCGAGGATCACACTCCGCTGAAATTGCATGAAGGTGCTATTGGTTCAAATAATTGTGGTGAAGAAGATATTCTCCCACCATCAAAGCGCCATCGACGGGCAATGGAGGCTATGTCTAGTTCCTCTCCTGTTCCTCAACTTCCTACTAAGCGGAGAGCCGTCCGTTTGTGTGTGGATAATGAGAATGAAGAGCCCAAAACTCCAATTCATGGAGGATCTATTAAGAGGGATGCTATTTCTCGCTTCCCCAATTCAGTGAAGAAGCCTGACCTATCTATTGGAACAGCTAGTAATGACCAACCAAGTGCGAAAGTTTCGGGCACGGTTGATGATAGCTCTATCAAGGAGCATGCACCATCTGTCAGACTACACAGAGAACTTTCTGGGCGTGTTCTTCAGAAAAATGTGGAGAAGAAGCGTATACCTACTGATACAAGTTTTTCATGTAGTCCTGGGAAATTTGGAACTCCAAAAACAAGTTCTAGGGAAGGTCAAACTGATACTATATCCCCCAAAAAGTCCCCTGGGTTCACTGGCAAACCAGTCTCAGAGCCACAAAAAGGTGCTAAACTATCTGGTAAACCTCAGAATGATCATAAAAAATGGGTAGCTGAATCTGATACTGGCAATTTTATTGCTGCTGATAACTTAAATCCTCCTCGTGATCAACCTATTAATGAAAGAAGTAAGATATTTTCTAccaatgaaaggaaaaaaacgACGCCAAAGTCTAGTTCCTCGATGACTGAACCTGCTCATGTGCCTGGTAATCCTGTTGAAAGCATGTCTACACGGTTTGAAAG GCTTGAAGCTTTGAGAGATGAGAAGCTTAATGCTTTGATAGATTCCAAAGTTATAGACCAGGATACGTCCATGAAGCATCTTATAGCAGCTGCCCAGGCTAAAAGGCGGCAAGCTCACTTGCAGAGCATTCATGGTAATACCCTTGCTGCTGTGGCCCCCTATGCTGAACCACAGGGAGGGAGCCCCCATTCAGCTCTTGGTTCTCAACCATTAAGCTCTGGCATGCTGCATCCTGAAATGCAAGTTCTATTTTCTCGCTCATCTCCTTCATCAGAGATTCGGCAGTTCTCATTGCTAAATCCACCTGAGCCTGAAGAAAATGAGGAGAAGAGAGTAATTTCAGGCCTGGGGGCCTCTGGGGGCTCACTCAGTGGTGGCACTGAGGCAGCTGTTGCTCGTGATGCTTTTGAAGGAATGATAGAAACATTATCACGGACCAAAGAGAGTATCGGACGTGCAACCCGTCTAGCAATTGATTGTGCAAAGTATGGCATTGCTAATGAG GTCGTTGAACTTCTTACCCGGAAGTTGGAAAATGAAACTAGCTTTCATCGCAGGGTGGACCTGTTTTTTTTGGTGGATTCTATAACTCAGTGCTCTCATAGTCATAAAG GCATTGCAGGAGCATCATATATTCCTGCTGTTCAAGCGGCATTACCTCGTCTTTTGGGAGCTGCTGCTCCTCCAGGAGTGGGTGCCCAGGAAAACCGTCGTCAATGTCTCAAG GTTTTGCGATTATGGCTTGAGAGGAAAATATATCCTGATTCTCTTCTTCGCCGTCATATGGATGATATTGGTTCGTCGAATGATGATTCGTCTGGTGGTTTGTCCTTTAGACGACCATCTCGAGCTGAGCGTGCTATTGATGATCCTATAAGAGAGATGGAAGGCATGCTTGTTGATGAGTATGGCAG CAATGCTACATTTCAGTTGCCTGGATTTTTATCCTCTCACGTTTTTgatgaggaggaagaagaagatgtTCTTCGTAATTTGCAAAATGAAGCTGCTGAGGAATTAGCAATAGAGCATACACCTGCAACAGGTGATAATGCTGAAAGATATATGGTCACTCCTAGTGACAGGCGTCATTGTATCTTGGAGGATGTGGACGGCGAGCTTGAAATGGAAGATGTTTCTGGCCACCCAAAAGATGAAAGACCTTTGTTTGCAGATGATGTGAACCAGTCTGGCTCAGATCGAACCCTGGAATCAGCTTTAGATAATATATCTGATTTGCCGCCTCTACCTATGGGATCCCCACCATTACCTCCTTGTTCTCCTCCACCCACCCCACCTTTGCCTTCCTCTCCCCCTCCATCACCGGCGCCACCTCCACCTCCACCTCCATTATCTCCATTGCCACCTCCACCACCCCCACCACCCCCACTTCCTCCATCACAGCCCCCACTACCTCCATCTCAGCCACATCCGTTCCCTCCACTGCCCGCTGGACCACCTCCTCTCATGTTCCCTCAACCTTCTTTTTCACTCCAACATGAAGTAGGGACACAACACTTACACACTCTCACTCCATCAGTACCATCGTCTTCGCCTGGAGTGGCATATACGCAACCTCCTCTTCCAAATGAAGTTAgtaacatacccagt GGTCATCGGCTACCACAGGTAGCTGGAAACATGCCTCATGGTCCTCGTATCAATGCTTCTAATAGGAATGAGGTATTCCCATTGCAACCACCTTCGTTTACACCAGCAGGAGTTAGTAATTTGCGGGAATCTTCTGGATATAGTTCACGACCTTTGGAATATGGTTATAACGATGCATATATAAACCCACCAGTTTCTCAGTCCACGCAGAAATTTCAACCTGGTAATGTGCCTTTTGCCCCAAGGCCCATGCATCTTAACCCTCCACATCAAATCCCCTCCAATAGTTTTTCGTATCCAAGGGCCCCAGTGCAGCAACATCCACAACAAGCATATCCTACACCATGCTCATTACCAGAGCGCCCTGATGGATCGAGGCGTTATATTGGTGATGAACAGTGGAGGGTTCAACCCAATGAGTTCAGTGGTGACCACCAGCGCAGTATGTGGATTGGTGCAGGAAGATCATGCCCTGGTCCAACTATTGCTCAAGAAG GTTATTTTAGACCACCTGATAGACCACCTGTGAGTAATGTTGGATTCCAGCCTTCTGGGTCAAATGCTTTCCCTACTGGTCCTCCAATTTCAG GTCATGGAATGCCTTGCCGACCGGACGTAACTGTCCTCAACTGGAGGCCAGCATGA
- the LOC101245706 gene encoding ENHANCER OF AG-4 protein 2 isoform X1, producing the protein MAPGRKRGAKGVKSMSELSLGDLVLAKVKGFPAWPAKISKPEDWARAPDPKKYFVQFFGTQEIAFVAPADITAFTVDVKNKVSARCQGKTVKHFAQAVRQICEEFEGLQQKDSSVSGDEAYKTAPGCGIASVERVSAATELDQMDGDKKSKQETDITSFVEGSGLERCSMIKDDTADIVSHDSEGNLPPSISSLKVVSIHSGISNSGKDLASLPNTESTGEENSDPIEHDKQLIHKENLRTAERSHFPDADFHPPTSSNDVKQLDSGRKQLTNGHKAKLVKKRAGGGHEIQGTSDTTSDPTVKKASAKKLVPEVKSGTDGRKKIKRENDRKPETVDAALGHIEEKKFQLSSKKLKVEPGQMLRRNEIADHPKKIKCADGAMDAVMASKIYDEAKVVKSEVKKSIPLGKAEDHTPLKLHEGAIGSNNCGEEDILPPSKRHRRAMEAMSSSSPVPQLPTKRRAVRLCVDNENEEPKTPIHGGSIKRDAISRFPNSVKKPDLSIGTASNDQPSAKVSGTVDDSSIKEHAPSVRLHRELSGRVLQKNVEKKRIPTDTSFSCSPGKFGTPKTSSREGQTDTISPKKSPGFTGKPVSEPQKGAKLSGKPQNDHKKWVAESDTGNFIAADNLNPPRDQPINERSKIFSTNERKKTTPKSSSSMTEPAHVPGNPVESMSTRFESRLEALRDEKLNALIDSKVIDQDTSMKHLIAAAQAKRRQAHLQSIHGNTLAAVAPYAEPQGGSPHSALGSQPLSSGMLHPEMQVLFSRSSPSSEIRQFSLLNPPEPEENEEKRVISGLGASGGSLSGGTEAAVARDAFEGMIETLSRTKESIGRATRLAIDCAKYGIANEVVELLTRKLENETSFHRRVDLFFLVDSITQCSHSHKGIAGASYIPAVQAALPRLLGAAAPPGVGAQENRRQCLKVLRLWLERKIYPDSLLRRHMDDIGSSNDDSSGGLSFRRPSRAERAIDDPIREMEGMLVDEYGSNATFQLPGFLSSHVFDEEEEEDVLRNLQNEAAEELAIEHTPATGDNAERYMVTPSDRRHCILEDVDGELEMEDVSGHPKDERPLFADDVNQSGSDRTLESALDNISDLPPLPMGSPPLPPCSPPPTPPLPSSPPPSPAPPPPPPPLSPLPPPPPPPPPLPPSQPPLPPSQPHPFPPLPAGPPPLMFPQPSFSLQHEVGTQHLHTLTPSVPSSSPGVAYTQPPLPNEVSNIPSGHRLPQVAGNMPHGPRINASNRNEVFPLQPPSFTPAGVSNLRESSGYSSRPLEYGYNDAYINPPVSQSTQKFQPGNVPFAPRPMHLNPPHQIPSNSFSYPRAPVQQHPQQAYPTPCSLPERPDGSRRYIGDEQWRVQPNEFSGDHQRSMWIGAGRSCPGPTIAQEGYFRPPDRPPVSNVGFQPSGSNAFPTGPPISGHGMPCRPDVTVLNWRPA; encoded by the exons ATGGCTCCAGGTCGTAAACGTGGAGCTAAAGGAGTGAAGTCGATGAGCGAGTTGAGTCTCGGTGATCTGGTCCTTGCTAAGGTTAAAGGCTTCCCTGCTTGGCCTGCTAAG ATTAGCAAACCAGAAGATTGGGCTCGAGCTCCTGATCCCAAAAAGTATTTTGTCCAGTTCTTCGGTACACAGGAAAT AGCATTTGTCGCCCCAGCAGATATTACGGCATTTACCGTCGATGTTAAAAATAAAGTGTCAGCTCGATGTCAGGGTAAAACAGTAAAACATTTTGCCCAAGCAGTGAGGCAAATCTGTGAAGAATTTGAAGGGTTACAGCAGAAAGATTCCAGTGTTTCAGGAGATGAGGCTTATAAAACAGCTCCAGGCTGTGGAATAGCTTCTGTTGAAAGGGTGTCTGCTGCTACTGAGTTGGACCAAATGGACGGGGATAAAAAGTCTAAGCAAGAAACAGATATCACAAGCTTTGTAGAGGGATCTGGGCTAGAGCGCTGCTCGATGATTAAAGATGATACTGCTGATATAGTTTCACATGATTCAGAGGGTAATTTGCCTCCATCAATCTCATCTTTAAAGGTGGTGTCCATTCACAGTGGGATTTCTAATTCAGGAAAGGATTTGGCTTCACTGCCTAATACAGAAAGCACAGGTGAGGAAAACAGCGATCCCATTGAACATGATAAGCAATTGATCCACAAGGAGAACTTGAGAACTGCTGAGAGGAGTCATTTTCCTGATGCAGATTTTCATCCTCCTACATCATCTAATGACGTGAAGCAGCTTGATAGTGGTCGGAAGCAGCTGACAAATGGACACAAAGCAAAGCTGGTAAAGAAGAGAGCTGGGGGTGGACATGAAATTCAAGGAACTAGTGATACTACCAGTGATCCAACTGTTAAAAAAGCAAGTGCCAAAAAATTAGTGCCAGAGGTTAAGTCAGGTACCGATGgtaggaaaaagataaaaagagagAATGATAGAAAACCTGAGACGGTGGATGCTGCTCTTGGCCATATTGAGGAGAAAAAATTTCAGTTGTCTAGCAAGAAATTGAAAGTTGAACCTGGACAGATGTTGCGACGCAATGAAATAGCAGATCATCCTAAGAAGATCAAATGTGCTGATGGGGCAATGGATGCTGTTATGGCGAGCAAAATTTATGATGAGGCTAAAGTGGTGAAATCAGAGGTTAAAAAATCAATACCACTGGGAAAAGCCGAGGATCACACTCCGCTGAAATTGCATGAAGGTGCTATTGGTTCAAATAATTGTGGTGAAGAAGATATTCTCCCACCATCAAAGCGCCATCGACGGGCAATGGAGGCTATGTCTAGTTCCTCTCCTGTTCCTCAACTTCCTACTAAGCGGAGAGCCGTCCGTTTGTGTGTGGATAATGAGAATGAAGAGCCCAAAACTCCAATTCATGGAGGATCTATTAAGAGGGATGCTATTTCTCGCTTCCCCAATTCAGTGAAGAAGCCTGACCTATCTATTGGAACAGCTAGTAATGACCAACCAAGTGCGAAAGTTTCGGGCACGGTTGATGATAGCTCTATCAAGGAGCATGCACCATCTGTCAGACTACACAGAGAACTTTCTGGGCGTGTTCTTCAGAAAAATGTGGAGAAGAAGCGTATACCTACTGATACAAGTTTTTCATGTAGTCCTGGGAAATTTGGAACTCCAAAAACAAGTTCTAGGGAAGGTCAAACTGATACTATATCCCCCAAAAAGTCCCCTGGGTTCACTGGCAAACCAGTCTCAGAGCCACAAAAAGGTGCTAAACTATCTGGTAAACCTCAGAATGATCATAAAAAATGGGTAGCTGAATCTGATACTGGCAATTTTATTGCTGCTGATAACTTAAATCCTCCTCGTGATCAACCTATTAATGAAAGAAGTAAGATATTTTCTAccaatgaaaggaaaaaaacgACGCCAAAGTCTAGTTCCTCGATGACTGAACCTGCTCATGTGCCTGGTAATCCTGTTGAAAGCATGTCTACACGGTTTGAAAG CAGGCTTGAAGCTTTGAGAGATGAGAAGCTTAATGCTTTGATAGATTCCAAAGTTATAGACCAGGATACGTCCATGAAGCATCTTATAGCAGCTGCCCAGGCTAAAAGGCGGCAAGCTCACTTGCAGAGCATTCATGGTAATACCCTTGCTGCTGTGGCCCCCTATGCTGAACCACAGGGAGGGAGCCCCCATTCAGCTCTTGGTTCTCAACCATTAAGCTCTGGCATGCTGCATCCTGAAATGCAAGTTCTATTTTCTCGCTCATCTCCTTCATCAGAGATTCGGCAGTTCTCATTGCTAAATCCACCTGAGCCTGAAGAAAATGAGGAGAAGAGAGTAATTTCAGGCCTGGGGGCCTCTGGGGGCTCACTCAGTGGTGGCACTGAGGCAGCTGTTGCTCGTGATGCTTTTGAAGGAATGATAGAAACATTATCACGGACCAAAGAGAGTATCGGACGTGCAACCCGTCTAGCAATTGATTGTGCAAAGTATGGCATTGCTAATGAG GTCGTTGAACTTCTTACCCGGAAGTTGGAAAATGAAACTAGCTTTCATCGCAGGGTGGACCTGTTTTTTTTGGTGGATTCTATAACTCAGTGCTCTCATAGTCATAAAG GCATTGCAGGAGCATCATATATTCCTGCTGTTCAAGCGGCATTACCTCGTCTTTTGGGAGCTGCTGCTCCTCCAGGAGTGGGTGCCCAGGAAAACCGTCGTCAATGTCTCAAG GTTTTGCGATTATGGCTTGAGAGGAAAATATATCCTGATTCTCTTCTTCGCCGTCATATGGATGATATTGGTTCGTCGAATGATGATTCGTCTGGTGGTTTGTCCTTTAGACGACCATCTCGAGCTGAGCGTGCTATTGATGATCCTATAAGAGAGATGGAAGGCATGCTTGTTGATGAGTATGGCAG CAATGCTACATTTCAGTTGCCTGGATTTTTATCCTCTCACGTTTTTgatgaggaggaagaagaagatgtTCTTCGTAATTTGCAAAATGAAGCTGCTGAGGAATTAGCAATAGAGCATACACCTGCAACAGGTGATAATGCTGAAAGATATATGGTCACTCCTAGTGACAGGCGTCATTGTATCTTGGAGGATGTGGACGGCGAGCTTGAAATGGAAGATGTTTCTGGCCACCCAAAAGATGAAAGACCTTTGTTTGCAGATGATGTGAACCAGTCTGGCTCAGATCGAACCCTGGAATCAGCTTTAGATAATATATCTGATTTGCCGCCTCTACCTATGGGATCCCCACCATTACCTCCTTGTTCTCCTCCACCCACCCCACCTTTGCCTTCCTCTCCCCCTCCATCACCGGCGCCACCTCCACCTCCACCTCCATTATCTCCATTGCCACCTCCACCACCCCCACCACCCCCACTTCCTCCATCACAGCCCCCACTACCTCCATCTCAGCCACATCCGTTCCCTCCACTGCCCGCTGGACCACCTCCTCTCATGTTCCCTCAACCTTCTTTTTCACTCCAACATGAAGTAGGGACACAACACTTACACACTCTCACTCCATCAGTACCATCGTCTTCGCCTGGAGTGGCATATACGCAACCTCCTCTTCCAAATGAAGTTAgtaacatacccagt GGTCATCGGCTACCACAGGTAGCTGGAAACATGCCTCATGGTCCTCGTATCAATGCTTCTAATAGGAATGAGGTATTCCCATTGCAACCACCTTCGTTTACACCAGCAGGAGTTAGTAATTTGCGGGAATCTTCTGGATATAGTTCACGACCTTTGGAATATGGTTATAACGATGCATATATAAACCCACCAGTTTCTCAGTCCACGCAGAAATTTCAACCTGGTAATGTGCCTTTTGCCCCAAGGCCCATGCATCTTAACCCTCCACATCAAATCCCCTCCAATAGTTTTTCGTATCCAAGGGCCCCAGTGCAGCAACATCCACAACAAGCATATCCTACACCATGCTCATTACCAGAGCGCCCTGATGGATCGAGGCGTTATATTGGTGATGAACAGTGGAGGGTTCAACCCAATGAGTTCAGTGGTGACCACCAGCGCAGTATGTGGATTGGTGCAGGAAGATCATGCCCTGGTCCAACTATTGCTCAAGAAG GTTATTTTAGACCACCTGATAGACCACCTGTGAGTAATGTTGGATTCCAGCCTTCTGGGTCAAATGCTTTCCCTACTGGTCCTCCAATTTCAG GTCATGGAATGCCTTGCCGACCGGACGTAACTGTCCTCAACTGGAGGCCAGCATGA